In a genomic window of Deltaproteobacteria bacterium:
- a CDS encoding fused MFS/spermidine synthase → MSMLAPLGRGWSTTLYEKDTRYHRIRVEETRERRYLYFDGTLQSSMNRKDPTSLELVYSRFASLGLVLRPDAARVLFIGLGGGSMARTFHEACPEMEIDSVEIDPEVVEVAREFFDFREDPRQRVHCGDGRTFLTFTEERYDLILLDAYYADNMPFHLITREFLDTALDRLSAGGALVVNLIGALRGPESGFIRAAIKTLEGVFPQVYTFPTFGNRAHVLSEIQNVVVLASKAPKRMSVKEMERRATDLGRHLFPEPLSKIRRCYYKGPLEQDDVETLADENAPLDNRVRL, encoded by the coding sequence ATGTCAATGCTGGCGCCCCTGGGGCGCGGTTGGTCCACCACTCTTTACGAGAAGGACACCCGCTACCACCGCATCCGCGTGGAAGAGACGCGGGAGCGGCGCTACCTCTACTTCGACGGGACCTTGCAGAGCTCCATGAACCGCAAGGACCCCACCTCCCTGGAGCTGGTGTACTCGCGCTTCGCCTCCCTGGGACTTGTGCTGCGGCCCGACGCCGCAAGGGTGCTGTTCATCGGGCTCGGCGGCGGCTCCATGGCCAGGACGTTCCATGAGGCGTGTCCGGAGATGGAGATCGACAGCGTCGAGATCGACCCGGAGGTCGTCGAGGTGGCGCGGGAGTTCTTCGACTTCCGCGAGGACCCGCGCCAGCGCGTCCACTGTGGCGACGGGCGCACGTTCCTCACCTTCACCGAGGAACGTTACGACCTGATCCTGCTGGACGCCTACTACGCGGACAACATGCCGTTCCACCTGATCACCCGGGAGTTCCTGGACACCGCCCTTGACAGGCTGAGCGCCGGCGGCGCCCTGGTGGTCAACCTCATCGGCGCGCTCCGCGGACCCGAAAGCGGGTTCATCCGGGCCGCCATCAAGACTCTGGAGGGGGTCTTCCCGCAGGTCTACACCTTCCCCACCTTCGGCAACCGCGCCCACGTGCTGAGCGAGATCCAGAACGTGGTGGTGCTGGCCAGCAAGGCCCCGAAGCGCATGAGCGTGAAGGAGATGGAGCGCCGGGCCACCGACCTCGGCCGGCACCTGTTCCCCGAGCCCCTCAGCAAGATACGCCGCTGCTACTACAAGGGTCCGCTGGAGCAGGACGACGTGGAGACCCTCGCCGATGAGAACGCGCCGCTGGATAATCGGGTTCGCCTGTAG